The DNA segment ATCGGCGCCACTTTGTCGCGGATGCCGGTGCCGTGGCTCGGGTCCACGATCACCGGCAGGTGAGACAGCTCCTGGACCACCGGGATGGCGTTCAGGTCGAGCGTGTTGCGCGTGTAGGTCTCGAAGGTGCGGATGCCGCGCTCACAGAGGATGACCTGGCTGTTGCCCTGCGACAGGATGTGCTCGGCGCTCATCAGCCATTCCTCGATGGTCGACGCCAGGCCGCGCTTCAGCAGCACGGGCTTGCCGGCGTGCGCCACCTCGCGCAGCAGGGCGAAGTTCTGCATGTTCCGCGCGCCGACCTGGAGCACGTCGGCGTAGCGCGCGACGAGTGTCACGAGCTGCGTGTCGAGCACCTCGCTCACCACCGCGAGACCGTGAGCGTCGGCGGCGCGGCGCAGCAGCTTGAGCCCCTCCTCTCCCAGACCCTGGAACGAGTAAGGCGAGGTGCGCGGCTTGTAGGCGCCGCCGCGCAATACGGTGGCGCCGGCGCGCGCCACCGCTTCGGCCACGGTGAAGGCCTGAGCCTCGCTCTCCACGGAGCATGGGCCGGCCATGATCACGAGCTGATCGCTGCCGACCGCGCAGCGTCCGACCGAGATCACCGTGTCACGCGGCTGGAACACGCGGCTCACGAGCTTGAAGGGGACCGGTATCGGCGCGACCGACTGGACGCTCGGCCAGCCACGCACGAGGTTCCAGTCGACCGGCGCGCCGTCGCCC comes from the Candidatus Eisenbacteria bacterium genome and includes:
- the aroF gene encoding 3-deoxy-7-phosphoheptulonate synthase → MLVVLKKGVTEAATADVAARLRMLGLAVHRFDHEGTVRLGAVGDGAPVDWNLVRGWPSVQSVAPIPVPFKLVSRVFQPRDTVISVGRCAVGSDQLVIMAGPCSVESEAQAFTVAEAVARAGATVLRGGAYKPRTSPYSFQGLGEEGLKLLRRAADAHGLAVVSEVLDTQLVTLVARYADVLQVGARNMQNFALLREVAHAGKPVLLKRGLASTIEEWLMSAEHILSQGNSQVILCERGIRTFETYTRNTLDLNAIPVVQELSHLPVIVDPSHGTGIRDKVAPMARAAIAAGADGLIVEVHQDPDHALSDGPQSLYPDQFQALVDQIRTIAGVVG